A genomic region of Nymphaea colorata isolate Beijing-Zhang1983 unplaced genomic scaffold, ASM883128v2 scaffold0604, whole genome shotgun sequence contains the following coding sequences:
- the LOC116245269 gene encoding LOW QUALITY PROTEIN: uncharacterized protein LOC116245269 (The sequence of the model RefSeq protein was modified relative to this genomic sequence to represent the inferred CDS: inserted 1 base in 1 codon; deleted 2 bases in 1 codon; substituted 2 bases at 2 genomic stop codons): MTKEEVGGLYVPVEDVGAVQSAQSVGHLPRIAAKLLLGEGPLGLPPLHHQLQEIAALREFSDRQRYRWQLDDSSTVADSLDPIIHEISHDEEVDYLRCHEPVSHVLRQQTHRLLRVQLSVGEDPEYYEKNAGNALSSHEVRLRQETGQGIPPTTQDIKINPQNLTNTYTEDILNSILPPREYTTEKQQLWXLTSHAIQSVSATPATKQDVLDLQEKLDKRLQQRQARETGICPIREELYSQCFDELIRQITINCAERGLLLVRVRDXIRQYPLSTQTIQSYQTLYESSIAFGMRRALQAEQKKKDMENKISTLKXQTKELEEQVHDLEQKIADMELKDKEQQETDRQAHKNNVEAQKRTNQILKEELEKLLQGPQAAGKK, translated from the exons ATGACGAAG GAAGAAGTTGGCGGCCTTTACGTCCCTGTGGAGGATGTTGGTGCGGTGCAGTCCGCTCAATCCGTTGGCCATCTCCCGCGCATAGCTGCAAAACTCCTCCTCGGTGAAGGGCCGCTTGGCCTTCCTCCTCTGCATCATCAACTGCAGGAAATCGCCGCCCTCCGCGAATTCAGTGACAGGCAGAG ATATAGGTGGCAATTGGATGACTCCAGTACCGTGGCGGACAGCCTTGATCCAATAATACATGAAATCTCCCATGATGAAGAGGTGGATTATCTGCGATGCCATGAACCAGTATCCCACGTACTCCGACAGCAAACTCATCGCCTTCTCCGTGTTCAGCTCAGCGTAGGTGAAGATCCAGAATATTATGAAAAGAATGCGGGAAATGCCCTGAGCAGCCACGAAGTGAGA CTCCGGCAAGAAACAGGCCAAGGTATCCCTCCCACCACGCAGGACATCAAGATCAATCCTCAAAACCTCACCAATACCTATACCGAAGACATCCTCAACTCCATCCTGCCGCCCAGAGAGTACACCACCGAAAAACAGCAACTCTGGTAACTCACCTCCCATGCA ATCCAGTCAGTATCCGCCACCCCAGCCACCAAGCAGGATGTGCTTGACCTGCAGGAGAAGCTGGACAAGCGTCTACAGCAGAGGCAGGCCCGCGAGACAGGCATCTGCCCCATCAGGGAGGAACTCTACAGTCAATGCTTCGACGAACTCATCAGACAAATCACTATTAATTGCGCAGAACGCGGCCTCCTGCTCGTCCGAGTCCGTGATTAGATCCGTCAGTACCCCCTATCTACGCAGACCATCCAATCCTACCAAACCCTCTACGAATCTTCGATAGCTTTCGGCATGAGGCGAGCTCTGCAGGCcgagcagaagaagaaggacatggaGAACAAGATCAGTACTCTGA GGCAGACGAAGGAACTGGAGGAGCAGGTCCACGACTTGGAGCAGAAGATTGCCGATATGGAGCTGAAGGATAAGGAGCAGCAGGAGACCGACAGGCAGGCCCACAAGAACAATGTGGAGGCACAGAAACGCACCAACCAAATTTTGAAGGAGGAATTGGAAAAATTGCTACAGGGACCACAGGCAGCCGGCAAGAAATGA
- the LOC116245271 gene encoding LOW QUALITY PROTEIN: alpha-amylase-like (The sequence of the model RefSeq protein was modified relative to this genomic sequence to represent the inferred CDS: inserted 1 base in 1 codon; deleted 2 bases in 1 codon; substituted 1 base at 1 genomic stop codon), whose protein sequence is MARHCFIILMVVVGLVNAANKDEWKKRSIYQVLTDRFARNDGTTPACQSRXVINHIGNYCGGGYKGLTNHLDYILGMGFDAIWISPIIDNRDGGYHGYWGRNLYKLNDHFGSEQDFVNFVSACHAKGILVMVDVVGNHMGNLDTNFGVNTPFNDAXHYHDYCEITGQDFSTHNQNRIENCRLAKLADLKQENDYVRTTLLSWIKDLVNKYHMMAQNRYSS, encoded by the exons ATGGCTAGACATTGCTTCATCATCCTGATGGTTGTGGTGGGTTTGGTCAATGCAGCCAATAAGGATGAGTGGAAAAAGAGATCCATATATCAGGTGCTCACTGATCGGTTCGCCAGGAACGATGGAACCACACCCGCATGC CAATCTAGGTAAGTGATAAATCATATAGGAAACTATTGCGGAGGAGGATATAAGGGACTCACCAACCACCTAGACTATATCCTAGGCATGGGCTTCGATGCTATCTGGATTTCTCCAATCATTGACAACAGAGATGGAGGCTATCATGGCTACTGGGGAAGAAATCTCTACAAATTAAATGATCACTTCGGATCGGAGCAGGATTTCGTCAACTTTGTCAGCGCCTGCCACGCCAAGGGAATCTTAGTCATGGTGGATGTTGTTGGCAACCACATGGGCAACCTTGATACTAACTTCGGAGTCAATACGCCCTTCAATGATG GCCACTATCACGATTACTGCGAAATCACAGGGCAAGACTTCTCAACTCACAACCAGAACAGGATAGAGAATTGCAGACTTGCCAAACTGGCCGATCTCAAGCAGGAAAACGATTACGTCAGGACCACTCTTCTGAGCTGGATTAAAGATCTAGTCAACAAATACCACATGATGGCTCAGAATCGATACAGTTCCTGA